From a region of the Leptospira kmetyi serovar Malaysia str. Bejo-Iso9 genome:
- a CDS encoding GAF domain-containing sensor histidine kinase: MNSNPESGEQLKPPIFRTDKLGVYISSNEEFQKFLELNEIREESFRFSKQVSSLIQEFTQKAFRDKIILPIEFTTEVGYIKPRFVFLRKLFKDEEVSEVEGVLLPELERIEPRQDRRIKINRSYLISNEINQWILKSKSVQELYGGICKILVAEENFGFVCFGTVESRKNLIFKVAYAGENLFQSKEDSEAIDLGPALRVVKTGSPLIVEDIGSQEDFGTWKESCLKAGLKSMGVFPIFLMGELTSVLCIFSKETDYFLEEEANAYVGIAKNLGLGLKNIRESEQRFLAVNAMRESDERFQAIFETVVDAIIMITPKGTIMMFNTAAERMFGYNFTEVVGKNIKFLMPEPYHSEHDHYLLRYLETREKKIIGIGREVMALRKDGTVFPVELAVSEFFQNQNQYFVGVIRDVTARKKSETELKEKTNALEELNRSLEARVEREIENRREQEKALILRSRLADMGEMIGNIAHQWRQPLNAIGLFVQDFLYSYQAEEMDENYIRQSTDKIMNLLEQMSGTIDDFRNYFRPNKTKEKFSVRSAIVKTFSLLEESLKNQNIRIYFNLDSDYEVFGFPNEFSQVILNVIANSRDAIMETKPEEPLIKVELSEKDGKKLVSISDNGGGIEDSVLEKLFQPYFTTKDQGKGTGIGLYMSKSIVENNMGGRIYAYNSEQGAVMVIELP; this comes from the coding sequence ATGAATTCTAATCCGGAATCAGGGGAACAACTTAAGCCACCGATCTTTCGAACCGACAAACTCGGCGTATACATCTCCTCAAACGAAGAATTTCAAAAATTTTTGGAGCTAAACGAGATTCGGGAAGAATCGTTTCGTTTCTCCAAACAGGTTTCGAGTCTCATCCAAGAATTCACACAGAAGGCTTTTAGGGATAAGATTATTCTTCCCATCGAGTTTACGACCGAAGTGGGTTATATCAAACCTCGGTTCGTATTTTTAAGAAAGTTATTCAAGGACGAAGAAGTATCCGAAGTGGAAGGCGTTCTACTTCCCGAACTCGAAAGGATAGAACCTCGTCAGGACCGAAGAATCAAAATCAACCGTTCCTATCTCATTTCGAACGAAATCAATCAATGGATTCTAAAATCCAAATCGGTTCAAGAACTCTACGGAGGAATCTGCAAGATTCTGGTCGCGGAGGAGAACTTCGGATTCGTATGTTTTGGAACGGTGGAATCTAGGAAAAATCTAATATTCAAAGTTGCTTATGCGGGTGAAAACCTATTTCAATCCAAAGAGGATTCGGAAGCGATCGATTTAGGGCCAGCGCTCCGCGTGGTCAAAACCGGAAGTCCTTTGATCGTAGAGGACATCGGTTCCCAAGAGGATTTCGGAACCTGGAAAGAATCCTGTCTCAAGGCAGGTTTGAAATCCATGGGAGTTTTTCCCATCTTTCTCATGGGAGAATTGACGTCCGTCCTCTGCATTTTTTCAAAAGAGACGGATTATTTTTTGGAAGAAGAAGCGAACGCTTACGTAGGAATCGCAAAAAATCTGGGATTAGGACTTAAGAATATTCGAGAAAGCGAACAAAGATTTTTAGCGGTAAACGCGATGCGGGAAAGCGACGAACGTTTTCAGGCGATCTTCGAGACCGTGGTCGACGCGATCATCATGATCACGCCGAAAGGAACGATTATGATGTTCAACACGGCCGCGGAAAGAATGTTCGGTTATAACTTCACGGAAGTCGTCGGAAAGAACATAAAGTTTCTGATGCCGGAGCCGTATCATTCCGAACACGATCATTATCTTCTTCGTTATTTGGAAACGAGGGAAAAAAAGATCATAGGAATCGGAAGGGAAGTGATGGCTCTTCGAAAGGACGGAACCGTTTTTCCGGTAGAGTTGGCCGTATCGGAATTTTTTCAAAATCAAAATCAGTATTTCGTCGGAGTGATCCGCGACGTTACCGCCCGCAAAAAATCAGAAACCGAACTCAAGGAAAAGACGAACGCACTGGAGGAATTGAATCGAAGCCTCGAAGCGAGGGTGGAACGGGAAATCGAAAACAGAAGGGAACAGGAAAAGGCCCTGATCCTAAGATCGCGTCTCGCGGATATGGGAGAGATGATCGGAAACATCGCACATCAGTGGAGACAACCTTTGAACGCGATCGGTTTGTTCGTGCAGGATTTCTTATATTCCTATCAAGCAGAGGAGATGGACGAAAATTACATACGTCAATCCACGGATAAAATCATGAATTTGCTCGAGCAGATGTCCGGAACCATCGACGATTTTAGGAATTATTTTCGTCCGAATAAGACGAAGGAAAAATTCTCCGTAAGATCGGCGATCGTCAAAACGTTTTCACTCTTAGAAGAAAGTTTAAAAAATCAAAATATTAGGATTTACTTTAATTTAGATTCGGATTATGAAGTATTCGGTTTTCCTAATGAATTTTCGCAGGTAATCCTAAACGTAATCGCGAACTCAAGGGACGCAATCATGGAAACGAAACCGGAAGAACCTCTTATCAAGGTAGAATTGAGCGAAAAAGATGGTAAAAAACTTGTTTCCATATCGGATAACGGAGGAGGAATCGAGGATTCCGTTCTTGAAAAACTGTTTCAACCGTATTTTACGACCAAGGATCAAGGCAAAGGAACCGGAATCGGACTTTATATGTCGAAGTCTATCGTAGAGAACAATATGGGCGGAAGAATCTACGCATACAATTCCGAACAAGGCGCGGTGATGGTCATCGAACTTCCATGA
- a CDS encoding response regulator: MRQIPIKLLYVEDEVLIRIMMVRFLERFTTSVRSAENGKIAWDMFLEYQPDVVITDIKMPVLDGIELTKKIREQNLNIPIAAVTAFSEPEIIEAARNAGVNEIIIKPVSVDKLRKLLLTFEK, encoded by the coding sequence ATGAGACAAATCCCAATAAAACTTTTGTATGTAGAAGACGAGGTGTTGATTCGAATCATGATGGTTCGTTTTCTGGAACGTTTTACAACTTCTGTACGTTCGGCGGAGAACGGAAAAATCGCTTGGGACATGTTCCTTGAGTATCAACCCGACGTAGTAATTACCGATATCAAGATGCCCGTGTTAGACGGAATCGAACTCACGAAAAAAATTAGAGAACAAAATTTGAATATTCCGATTGCCGCAGTAACCGCTTTCTCAGAACCTGAGATTATAGAAGCGGCGCGCAACGCAGGTGTAAACGAGATCATCATCAAACCTGTAAGTGTGGATAAGTTAAGAAAGCTACTTCTTACATTCGAAAAATAG
- a CDS encoding MBL fold metallo-hydrolase, producing MSVEIAQTDNHKNVPRELTLEIDTNYAVEIAEDVYWIGFYDERESLHCNPYMIKNGENTILIDPGSIPDFPVVARKIFSLVAPDSIETIILQHQDPDLCANVPIFEDLRGDTQVQLIAETRTVYLIKHYGVKGSVVRIGDSLTDFETPSGRKLQFISTPFAHSPGAMITYDVKSKVLFTSDILGGLGNEWALYHDARALDNMKAFMQAYIPSNLALRYALLRIQSFDADVIAPQHGQIIRKEQLPAIIDELWNLPCGLDLIKDDMIQKARKGDLR from the coding sequence TTGTCAGTAGAAATAGCTCAAACAGACAATCACAAGAACGTCCCACGAGAACTCACGTTGGAAATCGATACGAACTACGCGGTTGAAATCGCGGAAGACGTTTATTGGATCGGTTTTTACGACGAAAGAGAATCCCTTCACTGTAATCCCTACATGATCAAGAACGGGGAAAACACCATTCTGATCGATCCCGGATCGATTCCGGACTTTCCGGTCGTTGCGAGAAAGATATTCTCGCTCGTCGCTCCGGATTCCATAGAAACGATCATTCTTCAGCACCAAGATCCGGATCTATGCGCCAACGTTCCCATCTTCGAAGACTTACGAGGCGATACTCAAGTACAGTTGATCGCGGAAACAAGAACCGTTTATCTCATCAAACACTACGGAGTGAAAGGAAGCGTGGTTCGTATCGGAGACAGTCTCACCGATTTTGAAACTCCGAGCGGAAGAAAACTTCAATTCATCAGTACTCCGTTCGCGCATTCTCCGGGTGCGATGATCACATACGACGTTAAGTCGAAGGTTCTTTTTACGAGCGACATTCTCGGCGGTTTAGGAAACGAATGGGCCTTGTATCACGACGCAAGAGCCCTGGACAATATGAAGGCGTTTATGCAAGCCTACATTCCATCGAATCTCGCTCTGCGTTATGCGCTTCTTCGGATTCAGAGTTTCGACGCGGACGTGATCGCACCCCAACACGGACAAATCATCCGTAAGGAACAACTTCCTGCGATCATCGACGAACTTTGGAATCTTCCCTGCGGATTGGATCTGATCAAGGACGATATGATTCAAAAGGCGAGAAAAGGAGATCTGCGTTGA
- a CDS encoding adenylate/guanylate cyclase domain-containing protein yields MNELAEFAKSIAIGSPEDIIRREEDYYRALSRIVRYRNKEALTREMMNHLVNSDRNRILEEKKKADVLLQNILPEYMIDELKLKGKVRPIQHENAVVILTDFVGFSDISRYMSPNELLKELSIYFDEFERICTKHRIEKVKTIGDAFLAVCGLGGYKRTAKLDSILASLEMMEYTERKKKEKIKEGDDAWGLRIAIHSGTLIAGVVGHTKIAFDIWGHTVNLASRIENIGEPGKITVSKSVYNDVRDYFECAYIGMKELKGVGSHDLYTIDSIKKNLGNGESSQIPGENFRKLYKALEQGKHIMFSDGKYHISNPEKSEKQRALLTRE; encoded by the coding sequence TTGAACGAACTTGCTGAATTTGCGAAGAGTATCGCGATCGGAAGTCCCGAAGACATCATTCGAAGAGAAGAGGACTACTATCGCGCTTTGAGTCGGATCGTCCGTTATCGAAATAAGGAAGCGTTGACGAGAGAGATGATGAATCACTTGGTCAACAGCGACCGCAATCGGATCTTGGAAGAAAAAAAGAAAGCGGACGTCTTATTGCAGAATATTCTTCCCGAATACATGATCGACGAGTTGAAACTCAAAGGAAAGGTAAGGCCGATCCAACACGAAAACGCAGTCGTGATCCTTACGGACTTCGTAGGTTTTTCGGATATCAGCCGTTATATGAGCCCGAACGAACTTCTCAAAGAACTTTCGATTTACTTCGACGAATTCGAAAGAATCTGCACCAAACATAGAATCGAAAAAGTAAAAACGATCGGGGACGCCTTCCTTGCGGTCTGCGGTCTGGGCGGATACAAAAGAACCGCGAAACTCGATTCCATTCTCGCTTCTTTGGAAATGATGGAATACACCGAAAGAAAAAAGAAAGAGAAGATCAAGGAGGGAGACGACGCTTGGGGGCTTCGAATCGCGATTCATTCGGGGACGTTGATCGCCGGAGTCGTCGGTCATACGAAGATCGCCTTCGACATTTGGGGACATACTGTGAACCTCGCTTCTCGGATCGAAAACATAGGCGAACCCGGAAAGATCACCGTGTCCAAATCGGTTTACAACGACGTTCGGGATTATTTCGAATGCGCTTATATCGGAATGAAGGAGCTCAAGGGTGTAGGAAGTCACGATCTTTATACGATCGATTCCATCAAAAAGAATTTGGGAAACGGGGAATCGTCTCAAATTCCGGGTGAGAATTTTAGAAAACTGTATAAGGCCTTGGAGCAGGGAAAACACATCATGTTCTCGGACGGGAAATATCATATTTCCAATCCGGAGAAGTCGGAAAAACAAAGAGCGCTTCTCACGAGAGAATGA
- the mutY gene encoding A/G-specific adenine glycosylase, giving the protein MESKTNSIDTKLISELRKNLLSWFQKNKRELPFRINKNAYRIWVSEIMLQQTRVAAMLPIYETFLKRFPDPQTLQAASEEEVMKYWKGLGYYSRARNLRKGAAMIVAKHDGFFPKEYDEALAIPGVGSYTASAVLSIAYGKQHAVLDGNVKRVLSRLFLIESDPLASSTNQILGNLAQEFLTPGSPGDHNEAMMELGALVCVPVPNCSSCPLANRCEARIAGKEKEIPAPKSVENWIELDLNFLFVRSPNGLLAVKYPSRRFFKTIYSLPFRLEGKHPYEKDEFAEELFEAPSLRENSLSTRHSITNHKIRLKYSELEETNAAKIEKILQKRKDVEFKWVKESDLKEEFPSSISGKLIQLKNKNKKQPELPVGKS; this is encoded by the coding sequence GTGGAATCCAAAACCAACTCCATCGATACAAAACTAATTTCGGAACTCAGAAAGAATCTTCTTTCCTGGTTTCAAAAAAACAAAAGAGAACTTCCGTTTCGAATCAACAAAAACGCATATCGAATTTGGGTGAGCGAAATTATGCTCCAGCAAACCCGAGTCGCGGCCATGCTTCCGATTTATGAAACGTTCTTAAAAAGATTTCCCGATCCGCAAACCTTACAAGCCGCTTCGGAAGAAGAGGTGATGAAATACTGGAAGGGGCTCGGTTATTATTCCAGAGCTAGAAACTTAAGAAAGGGCGCGGCGATGATCGTCGCCAAACACGACGGATTTTTTCCGAAAGAATACGACGAGGCGTTGGCGATTCCGGGCGTGGGAAGTTATACCGCTTCCGCGGTTTTGTCGATCGCGTACGGAAAACAACACGCCGTCTTGGACGGAAACGTGAAACGAGTTTTATCCCGATTGTTTTTGATCGAGTCCGATCCTCTTGCGAGTTCAACCAATCAAATCCTCGGAAACTTGGCGCAGGAATTTTTAACTCCCGGATCGCCGGGAGATCACAACGAAGCGATGATGGAACTCGGAGCCTTGGTTTGTGTTCCCGTCCCGAATTGTTCTTCTTGTCCTTTGGCAAATCGTTGCGAGGCCCGCATCGCCGGAAAAGAAAAGGAAATCCCCGCTCCGAAATCGGTGGAGAATTGGATCGAACTCGATCTCAACTTTTTATTCGTAAGATCGCCTAACGGACTATTGGCGGTAAAGTATCCGAGTCGAAGATTTTTTAAAACCATCTATTCTTTGCCGTTTCGATTGGAAGGAAAACATCCGTATGAAAAGGACGAGTTCGCGGAAGAATTGTTCGAGGCTCCTTCGTTAAGGGAGAATTCTCTAAGCACAAGACATTCGATCACCAATCATAAGATTCGTTTGAAATACAGCGAACTCGAAGAAACAAACGCGGCCAAAATTGAAAAAATCCTGCAAAAAAGAAAGGACGTCGAATTCAAGTGGGTCAAAGAATCCGATCTCAAGGAAGAATTTCCGTCGTCGATTTCGGGCAAACTGATCCAACTTAAGAATAAGAATAAAAAACAACCGGAACTTCCGGTAGGAAAGTCATGA
- a CDS encoding UbiD family decarboxylase: MKIRSTSEFVKELQRHKELLVIEEEVDPVLELAEIQRRVVDKRGPAVLFKNVKGSRFSVATNLYGSERRMKIAFGEDPIRFVQKIAYTIQHFLPPTPSKIWDLRTIAFQALRVGLKKVKTAPVLEHTLDSLHELPTIKSWPKDGGNFVTLPLVYTESPKTGKGNLGMYRIQIHGPMETGMHIQIHRGGGNHYYEAEKEGNSLPVHIYAGGPPGLTIAAVAPLPEEISELILASLLLGEKLGIKRDKNISSLPIVADADFLIRGNIPPKIRKPEGPFGDHYGYYALKHDYPIVQVGNIYHRKDAIWPATVVGRPPQEDHWIAEYLQDLLSPMFPVVMPAVKGVWAYEESGVHSLAAAVVKERYQSEAFTGALRILGEGQLSLTKVLLVTDQNVELKNFRETFISVLERMNPVTDLHIFANISQDTLDYTGPEVNKGSKAIFLGSGKKKNDLKTRFQGKFTNSFFKDPKVAYPGVLVVSGPKYKIKDGVPAKLLKEKSIKDFLFVFIVDDSEDATKSDHDFIWSIFTRFEPAGDIYADTKLIRNHPALYPPVVIDCRMKTWYPSLTEADAKTIRKVDDRFGRLIDSL; the protein is encoded by the coding sequence ATGAAAATCAGATCCACCTCCGAATTCGTAAAGGAATTACAAAGACACAAAGAGTTACTCGTAATCGAAGAGGAAGTCGATCCGGTTTTGGAACTCGCCGAAATTCAAAGACGTGTGGTCGACAAAAGAGGACCCGCGGTACTTTTTAAAAACGTAAAAGGTTCCCGTTTTTCCGTCGCGACCAATCTCTACGGATCCGAAAGAAGAATGAAAATCGCTTTCGGCGAGGATCCGATTCGGTTCGTGCAAAAAATTGCATATACGATCCAACACTTTCTTCCTCCGACTCCCTCCAAAATCTGGGATTTGAGAACGATCGCGTTTCAGGCTTTGAGAGTGGGATTGAAAAAAGTCAAAACCGCTCCGGTGCTCGAACATACATTAGATTCTTTGCATGAACTTCCCACGATCAAGTCCTGGCCCAAGGACGGAGGAAATTTCGTGACCTTACCTTTGGTTTATACGGAAAGTCCGAAAACCGGAAAGGGAAACCTGGGAATGTATCGGATTCAAATCCACGGACCGATGGAAACCGGAATGCATATCCAAATCCACAGAGGGGGCGGAAATCACTATTACGAAGCGGAAAAAGAAGGAAACTCTCTTCCGGTTCATATCTACGCCGGAGGTCCTCCCGGGCTTACGATCGCGGCGGTTGCACCTCTGCCGGAAGAGATCAGCGAATTGATTCTCGCCTCTTTGTTGTTAGGTGAAAAACTTGGAATCAAAAGAGATAAAAATATTTCTTCTCTTCCTATCGTAGCCGACGCGGACTTTCTGATTCGGGGGAACATTCCTCCAAAGATACGAAAACCGGAAGGACCTTTCGGAGATCACTACGGTTACTACGCCTTAAAACACGATTATCCGATCGTTCAAGTCGGTAACATCTATCATCGAAAGGACGCGATTTGGCCGGCGACCGTTGTGGGCCGTCCTCCGCAAGAGGATCATTGGATCGCGGAATATTTGCAGGATCTTTTGTCTCCGATGTTTCCGGTCGTGATGCCCGCGGTCAAAGGGGTTTGGGCGTATGAAGAATCGGGAGTTCATTCTTTGGCCGCCGCCGTCGTAAAGGAAAGATATCAGAGCGAAGCGTTTACGGGCGCGCTTCGGATTTTGGGAGAAGGTCAACTTTCCCTTACGAAGGTCCTTCTCGTCACGGATCAAAACGTGGAACTCAAGAACTTTAGAGAAACGTTTATTAGCGTTTTGGAAAGAATGAATCCGGTTACGGATCTTCATATTTTCGCGAATATTTCCCAGGACACGTTAGACTACACCGGACCGGAAGTGAACAAGGGAAGTAAGGCGATATTTCTCGGTTCGGGCAAAAAGAAAAACGATCTCAAAACCCGTTTTCAGGGAAAGTTTACGAATTCTTTCTTTAAAGATCCGAAGGTTGCCTATCCGGGAGTTTTGGTCGTATCGGGTCCGAAGTACAAAATCAAGGACGGGGTTCCCGCAAAACTTCTCAAGGAAAAATCGATCAAAGACTTTTTGTTCGTCTTTATCGTGGACGACTCCGAGGACGCGACCAAAAGCGATCACGATTTTATCTGGTCGATCTTTACCCGTTTCGAACCCGCCGGAGACATATACGCAGACACGAAATTAATCCGAAATCATCCGGCGTTGTATCCTCCCGTCGTGATCGATTGCAGAATGAAAACCTGGTATCCTTCCTTGACGGAGGCGGACGCAAAAACGATCCGCAAAGTGGACGATAGATTTGGTAGACTGATAGACTCTCTTTAG
- the rfaD gene encoding ADP-glyceromanno-heptose 6-epimerase yields MTKKRCIVTGGAGLIGSNLIQELNRQGIDDILVVDHLGTSSKWKNLLGKKYSDYLEKDRFLEAAVRSNLLKDYDILFHLGACSSTTETDASYLIENNFEYTKLLANESLKNGIRFVYASSAATYGDGAHGYDDKAPIDSLKPLNMYGYSKHMFDLYAQKHGFLNRITGIKYFNVFGYGEGHKGDMRSVVLKGYEQIKKEGTIRLFKSYKPEYKDGEQKRDFLYAKDAAKITAYLAFGGHGGLYNLGRGIAETWNDLVSAIFDTLKLPKNIEYTEMPESLKAKYQYYTCADTAKLLKTGYGDGFTRLSDAVREYVTLLDEEEGT; encoded by the coding sequence ATGACTAAAAAAAGATGTATCGTTACCGGCGGAGCCGGGCTGATCGGATCCAATCTTATCCAGGAACTCAATCGACAAGGGATCGACGATATTTTGGTCGTGGATCATTTGGGAACGTCGTCCAAATGGAAGAATCTTCTCGGAAAAAAATATTCCGATTATCTCGAAAAGGACCGTTTTTTGGAGGCCGCAGTCCGTTCTAATCTATTAAAAGATTATGATATTCTGTTTCACTTGGGAGCCTGTTCCTCCACGACCGAAACGGACGCTTCCTATCTCATCGAAAACAACTTCGAGTATACAAAACTTCTCGCAAACGAATCCTTAAAGAACGGAATTCGTTTCGTGTACGCTTCCTCGGCCGCAACCTACGGGGACGGGGCTCACGGATACGACGATAAGGCGCCGATCGATTCTTTGAAGCCGCTCAATATGTACGGATATTCGAAACATATGTTCGACCTCTATGCGCAAAAACACGGTTTTTTAAATCGAATCACGGGGATCAAATACTTCAACGTGTTCGGATACGGGGAAGGTCATAAGGGAGACATGAGAAGCGTCGTTCTGAAAGGATACGAGCAGATCAAAAAAGAGGGAACGATTCGTCTTTTTAAATCCTATAAACCGGAATACAAGGACGGGGAACAAAAAAGGGATTTTTTATACGCAAAAGACGCCGCTAAGATCACCGCCTATCTCGCGTTTGGCGGACACGGAGGTCTTTACAATCTCGGAAGAGGAATCGCGGAAACCTGGAACGATCTCGTGTCGGCCATCTTCGATACGTTGAAACTTCCGAAAAACATAGAATATACTGAAATGCCGGAAAGTTTAAAGGCAAAATACCAGTATTATACCTGCGCCGATACGGCGAAACTTTTGAAAACGGGCTATGGAGATGGATTTACTCGATTGAGCGATGCGGTGAGAGAGTATGTAACCCTCCTCGATGAGGAAGAGGGTACATAA
- a CDS encoding ArsR/SmtB family transcription factor, giving the protein MSKEKSALKKNQLESAIRGIKGIAHPDRLQILFFLSQKEHSVGELVDLLGISQSAASQHLSKMKINGILSSRKESNQVFYYLKDGKYKDLIRTIVKIYG; this is encoded by the coding sequence ATGTCTAAAGAAAAATCAGCATTAAAGAAAAACCAGTTAGAATCCGCAATTCGCGGGATCAAGGGGATCGCTCACCCTGACCGTTTGCAGATTCTTTTCTTCCTATCTCAGAAAGAACACAGCGTAGGCGAACTTGTGGATTTACTGGGAATCAGCCAATCCGCGGCTTCTCAGCACCTCAGCAAAATGAAGATCAACGGAATCCTTTCCAGCAGAAAAGAATCCAACCAAGTCTTCTATTATCTGAAAGACGGAAAATACAAGGATCTGATCCGTACGATCGTCAAAATCTACGGTTAA
- a CDS encoding SDR family oxidoreductase yields MDIKGKTVLVTGSAGGLGKAMAEHFAKKGAKIVLSDISEEKLKEAENDIKALGAEVFSFKADVSKEEDAEKLMQSAVKHFGSLDVAVLNAGILRDGLLVKTDKETGKVVSKMSLSNWQSVIDVNLTGVFLTAREAAVQMIESKSKGVIIPIASVAMHGNPGQTNYSAAKAGVASMTKLWAKELSRYGIRVAGIAPGFIKTEMVMKDMNPEALKKWEALIPIGRLGEPHEIALTAEFIANNDLVSGVILEISGGVKI; encoded by the coding sequence TTGGACATTAAAGGTAAAACAGTACTCGTTACCGGTTCCGCAGGCGGACTCGGTAAAGCCATGGCGGAGCATTTCGCCAAAAAAGGGGCAAAAATTGTTCTTTCGGACATATCTGAAGAAAAACTGAAAGAAGCGGAAAACGACATCAAGGCTTTAGGCGCGGAAGTATTTTCTTTCAAAGCGGACGTATCGAAAGAAGAAGATGCAGAAAAGCTTATGCAGTCCGCGGTGAAACATTTCGGAAGTTTGGACGTCGCCGTTTTGAACGCAGGTATTTTAAGAGACGGTTTATTAGTAAAAACGGATAAAGAAACTGGCAAAGTAGTTTCTAAAATGTCACTCTCAAATTGGCAATCGGTTATAGACGTCAACTTAACCGGAGTATTCTTAACCGCAAGAGAAGCCGCAGTTCAAATGATAGAAAGCAAAAGCAAAGGTGTTATCATTCCGATTGCATCCGTTGCAATGCACGGAAACCCCGGACAAACGAATTATTCCGCAGCGAAAGCGGGCGTCGCATCGATGACAAAACTATGGGCAAAAGAATTAAGTAGATACGGCATTCGTGTGGCAGGTATTGCGCCCGGATTTATAAAAACAGAAATGGTAATGAAGGATATGAATCCGGAAGCATTAAAAAAATGGGAAGCGTTGATCCCGATCGGTAGATTAGGAGAACCTCATGAGATTGCTCTCACTGCTGAGTTCATTGCTAACAACGATTTAGTGTCCGGAGTTATATTAGAAATTTCAGGTGGAGTAAAAATTTAA